In Vibrio alginolyticus NBRC 15630 = ATCC 17749, one genomic interval encodes:
- a CDS encoding MerR family transcriptional regulator — MNIKEFSDLVGLSAHTLRYYEKIGLLKHVHRNASGHRMYSSKDLNWISFVKRLKETAMPLEEILEYAKLREVGSQSVPQRQALLEQHQENLKRHIEQQKKHLSALEEKIALYTSGKVR; from the coding sequence ATGAATATCAAAGAATTTTCTGACCTCGTCGGGCTATCTGCTCATACACTTCGATACTATGAAAAAATCGGTTTACTTAAACATGTCCATAGAAACGCGAGTGGACATCGAATGTATAGTTCGAAAGATCTAAACTGGATAAGCTTTGTTAAGCGTTTAAAAGAAACTGCAATGCCACTTGAAGAGATTCTAGAGTATGCCAAATTAAGGGAAGTCGGCTCTCAATCTGTACCACAACGTCAAGCCCTGTTAGAACAACACCAAGAAAACCTCAAACGCCACATTGAGCAACAGAAAAAGCACTTATCGGCTCTAGAAGAAAAAATTGCCTTGTATACAAGTGGAAAAGTTCGTTGA
- a CDS encoding carboxymuconolactone decarboxylase family protein has product MEQSRFNKGLELLSQIDGDAGHNVIESLQDICPDLAQYTIEYPFGDIYARPGLDLKSREIATVAALTAMGNCAPQLKVHLNAALNVGCSEDEIKEIILQMSVYAGFPTALNGMFAFKEVLAERAE; this is encoded by the coding sequence ATGGAACAATCGCGCTTTAACAAAGGATTAGAACTACTCTCTCAAATTGATGGCGACGCTGGTCATAATGTCATCGAAAGCTTACAAGATATTTGTCCAGATTTAGCTCAGTACACCATTGAGTATCCGTTTGGCGATATTTATGCTCGCCCGGGCTTAGACCTAAAATCGAGAGAAATCGCAACCGTCGCCGCGCTAACGGCAATGGGGAATTGCGCGCCGCAACTAAAAGTGCACTTAAATGCAGCGCTGAATGTAGGCTGTAGCGAGGATGAGATTAAAGAGATCATTTTGCAGATGTCCGTCTACGCAGGGTTTCCCACGGCATTAAACGGCATGTTTGCATTCAAAGAAGTGCTAGCGGAAAGAGCAGAGTAA
- a CDS encoding PAS factor family protein, with protein MKTLIYETLISLANQEPEQHARIRQNLYEQLDLPFDKQLALYSCALGPASSGKLESSQGINNAVDCAVKLLETPER; from the coding sequence ATGAAAACGCTTATTTATGAAACGTTGATTAGCCTTGCTAACCAAGAACCAGAACAACATGCAAGAATCCGACAAAATCTCTATGAACAGTTGGATCTGCCGTTCGATAAGCAGCTGGCTTTGTATTCTTGTGCCCTTGGTCCTGCAAGTTCAGGTAAGTTGGAGAGCAGTCAAGGCATTAACAACGCGGTAGATTGCGCAGTTAAACTGCTTGAAACTCCTGAGCGCTAA
- a CDS encoding M9 family metallopeptidase, with translation MSHIRFFPRHRLALACMLASVSGFSFAQNQCAVADLQQSRDLATAVSGAEYDCYHAWFSAPSETLNDIYSEASLSRIQVALDQEIARYRGEADQARILENLGEFIRAAYYVRYNAGTGTPEFSQALSQRFAQSTNLFLNNPHALDQGREQVGAMKSLTLMVDNVKQLPLTMDSMMAALMHFNRETAQDTQWVDGLNNLFRSMAGHAANDAFYRYMANNTHHIDTLVKFASDNAWALDTDASFIVFNALRETGRLLASPDQETKRKALAVMQQVMQRYPLGSEHDKLWLAAVEMMSYYAPEGLNGLNIEQAKQDLAARVMPNRFECQGPAIIRSEDLTDAQAAKACEVLAAKEADFHRVANTGNQPVADDLNDRVEVAVFASNASYVDYSSFLFGNTTDNGGQYLEGDPSKADNTARFVAYRYANDEDLSILNLEHEYTHYLDARFNQYGSFSDNLAHGHIVWWLEGFAEYMHYKQGYQAAIELIADGKLSLSTVFDTTYSHDTNRIYRWGYLAVRFMLENHPQDVESLLALSRSGQFEQWAQQVTSLGQQYDAEFERWLDTLKVEPEQPDTDPEEPTEPTSPEAQVTELTANQSLQLSGEAYSEKLFYVDVPANTVNFNVSIEGAGDADLYMSYNKVAHYYDFEMSQYADGSNEEIVFEPEQDGYVKAGRYYISLTGRDSYDSVNLVAALEVEAQTPPTQVQDDLAPVVLESGEAKMLTVHKQRYAAVYVPEGVEEVRVWLTAHSQTGNVDLYASREHWPTVEQHEYASNYAGSNEYLAIPVTEVGYVHFALQAPEQGDDVEMLVHFN, from the coding sequence ATGTCTCATATCCGTTTTTTCCCGCGCCATCGTTTGGCGCTTGCTTGTATGCTAGCGAGTGTGTCTGGCTTCTCTTTTGCACAAAATCAGTGTGCTGTTGCTGATTTACAACAATCGCGAGATCTGGCTACTGCCGTTTCTGGTGCTGAGTATGATTGCTACCACGCTTGGTTTTCAGCACCTTCAGAAACGCTGAATGATATCTATAGTGAAGCGAGCCTAAGCCGTATCCAAGTCGCGCTGGATCAAGAAATCGCTCGCTATCGTGGTGAAGCAGATCAAGCTCGTATTCTAGAGAACCTAGGCGAATTTATTCGAGCGGCCTACTACGTTCGCTACAACGCTGGTACTGGTACACCTGAGTTTTCGCAAGCGTTGAGTCAGCGTTTTGCTCAGTCGACGAACCTATTCCTAAACAACCCTCATGCTTTGGATCAAGGTCGTGAACAAGTTGGTGCAATGAAGAGCCTGACTTTGATGGTTGATAACGTTAAGCAGTTGCCGCTGACCATGGATAGCATGATGGCCGCGTTGATGCACTTTAATCGTGAAACCGCGCAGGACACGCAATGGGTCGATGGTTTAAACAACTTGTTCCGCTCTATGGCAGGCCATGCGGCGAACGATGCGTTCTACCGATACATGGCAAACAATACACACCATATTGATACGTTGGTGAAATTCGCATCTGATAATGCTTGGGCATTAGATACGGATGCAAGCTTTATCGTTTTCAATGCATTACGTGAAACTGGTCGTTTGCTCGCGAGCCCAGATCAGGAGACCAAACGCAAAGCATTGGCAGTAATGCAACAGGTGATGCAGCGTTATCCACTGGGTAGTGAGCATGACAAACTATGGCTTGCTGCCGTTGAAATGATGAGCTACTACGCACCAGAAGGCCTAAATGGTCTGAATATTGAGCAAGCCAAGCAAGATTTAGCTGCACGTGTAATGCCAAATCGTTTTGAATGTCAGGGACCTGCCATTATTCGCTCTGAAGATCTGACTGATGCTCAAGCAGCGAAAGCGTGTGAAGTGCTAGCGGCAAAAGAAGCCGACTTCCATCGAGTTGCGAATACGGGTAATCAACCTGTCGCTGATGATTTGAATGATCGTGTTGAAGTGGCGGTATTCGCGAGTAACGCTAGTTACGTTGATTACTCTTCATTCCTATTTGGTAATACAACGGACAACGGTGGTCAGTACCTAGAAGGTGACCCTTCAAAAGCGGACAATACTGCCCGTTTCGTCGCTTATCGCTACGCGAATGATGAAGATCTCTCTATCTTGAACCTAGAACATGAATACACGCACTATTTAGATGCACGATTTAACCAATACGGTTCGTTCAGCGATAACTTGGCTCATGGTCATATTGTTTGGTGGCTAGAAGGTTTTGCTGAATATATGCATTACAAGCAAGGTTACCAAGCTGCGATTGAGCTGATTGCAGATGGTAAACTGAGCCTTTCCACTGTGTTTGATACCACGTACTCTCACGATACCAATCGTATCTATCGTTGGGGTTATCTAGCTGTTCGATTCATGTTAGAAAATCATCCACAAGACGTCGAAAGCTTGTTGGCATTGTCGCGCTCTGGCCAGTTCGAACAATGGGCACAGCAGGTGACGTCTTTAGGTCAACAATACGATGCTGAGTTTGAACGTTGGTTGGACACATTAAAAGTGGAACCTGAGCAACCTGATACAGACCCAGAGGAGCCAACAGAACCAACAAGCCCTGAAGCACAAGTGACTGAATTGACGGCGAACCAAAGCCTTCAGCTCAGTGGCGAAGCATACAGCGAAAAACTGTTCTACGTTGATGTTCCAGCCAACACCGTTAACTTCAATGTATCTATTGAGGGTGCGGGTGATGCGGATCTTTACATGAGCTACAACAAAGTCGCGCATTACTATGATTTCGAAATGAGTCAATATGCTGATGGCAGCAATGAAGAGATTGTGTTTGAACCAGAGCAAGATGGTTACGTTAAAGCGGGTCGTTACTACATCAGCTTAACTGGACGTGATAGCTATGACTCAGTGAATCTTGTGGCTGCGTTAGAAGTGGAAGCGCAAACACCGCCAACCCAAGTGCAAGATGATTTAGCACCTGTGGTATTAGAGTCTGGTGAAGCCAAAATGCTTACCGTTCACAAGCAGCGTTATGCAGCAGTTTATGTGCCTGAAGGTGTTGAAGAGGTTCGTGTATGGCTAACGGCCCACTCTCAAACTGGTAATGTCGATCTATACGCGAGTAGGGAGCATTGGCCTACAGTAGAGCAGCACGAGTATGCGTCCAACTATGCAGGCAGCAATGAATACCTTGCGATTCCTGTTACTGAAGTAGGGTACGTGCACTTCGCTCTTCAGGCTCCAGAGCAAGGCGATGACGTTGAAATGCTAGTGCACTTCAACTAA